Proteins encoded together in one Chitinophaga varians window:
- a CDS encoding CvpA family protein gives MSIDIVFAIIMVFALYKGYTRGLIVAVFSLIAVTLGMAVALKLSAVTALQVQQRWDVHSRWVPVLCFVCLFVGVVLLVRLGAGALQKLVEMVMMGWLNRLGGILLYALIFTIIYSVVLWMANQIYLLSPETKLQSVIYPYIEPIGPWVLDHMGDWIPVFKDIFSQLQAFFDKAARQLQPA, from the coding sequence TTGTCGATTGATATCGTTTTTGCCATTATCATGGTATTTGCCCTTTACAAGGGATATACCCGGGGATTGATAGTGGCGGTATTTTCGCTGATCGCCGTAACGCTGGGAATGGCGGTAGCCCTCAAACTTTCCGCGGTAACGGCCCTGCAAGTCCAGCAACGGTGGGATGTTCATTCCCGGTGGGTCCCTGTACTTTGTTTCGTTTGTCTTTTTGTGGGAGTGGTATTATTGGTACGGTTGGGCGCCGGAGCCCTGCAGAAGCTGGTGGAGATGGTCATGATGGGATGGCTGAACCGGCTGGGCGGTATCTTGTTGTATGCCCTGATATTTACGATTATTTACAGTGTGGTACTGTGGATGGCCAACCAGATTTATCTGTTGAGCCCGGAAACCAAGCTCCAATCAGTAATATATCCTTATATCGAACCTATTGGCCCGTGGGTATTGGACCACATGGGCGACTGGATACCTGTTTTTAAAGACATTTTCTCCCAGTTGCAGGCTTTCTTTGATAAGGCTGCCCGGCAGTTACAACCGGCCTGA
- a CDS encoding NAD kinase, translated as MQVALYSRGFISEDIANIRLLLDELQRAEITATFYEPFYRILVQYIPFEKEPALFSCAEDLPGKIDFLMSLGGDGTLLDTVCYVRDTNIPVIGINFGRLGFLASIGKDEIHALVQALLDRTYMVDQRSLIHLDANVPLFGEIPYALNEFTIHKKDTSAMVKIHTYLNGEFLNTYWADGLIVSTPTGSTGYSLSCGGPIVFPDAGNFVITPVAPHNLNVRPIIVPNESVISFEVEGRSDQFLCTLDSRMETIDSSVQLAIKKERFKISLLRLDESNFLHTLRNKLLWGIDARNRIKI; from the coding sequence ATGCAGGTTGCTCTTTATAGCAGGGGATTTATTTCAGAAGATATAGCCAACATCCGGTTGTTGCTGGATGAATTACAGCGCGCGGAGATCACCGCTACTTTTTACGAACCGTTTTACCGCATCCTGGTACAGTATATTCCTTTTGAGAAGGAACCAGCCCTGTTTTCCTGTGCAGAAGACCTGCCGGGAAAAATAGACTTTTTGATGAGCCTTGGCGGCGACGGTACCCTGCTGGACACTGTGTGTTATGTGCGTGACACCAATATCCCGGTAATCGGGATCAACTTCGGACGGCTGGGCTTTTTGGCCAGCATTGGTAAAGACGAGATTCATGCACTGGTACAGGCGCTGCTGGACCGTACGTACATGGTAGACCAGCGGTCGCTGATCCACCTGGACGCCAATGTGCCGCTGTTTGGCGAAATTCCGTATGCATTAAATGAATTTACCATCCATAAGAAGGACACTTCCGCGATGGTGAAGATCCACACGTACCTGAACGGAGAGTTCCTGAACACCTATTGGGCAGATGGACTGATCGTGTCCACACCCACCGGGTCTACCGGTTATTCCCTGAGTTGCGGTGGTCCGATCGTGTTTCCGGATGCCGGCAATTTTGTGATCACGCCGGTGGCGCCGCATAACCTCAATGTGCGCCCTATTATTGTTCCTAATGAAAGCGTTATTTCTTTTGAGGTGGAAGGCCGGAGCGACCAGTTCCTGTGTACGCTCGACAGCCGTATGGAAACCATTGACAGTTCCGTGCAGCTGGCCATTAAAAAAGAGCGGTTCAAAATCAGCCTGTTACGGCTCGATGAAAGTAATTTCCTCCATACCCTCCGCAATAAACTGCTTTGGGGCATCGATGCCCGGAACCGTATCAAAATATGA
- a CDS encoding GatB/YqeY domain-containing protein yields MSLETNINAEIKTAMLGKKEADLRALRAIKAAILLAKTAEGSTGELTEADESKLLQKLAKQRKDSLEIFRQQNREDLAKKEEEELEVIERFLPKQMTEDELRVALADIIASVGASSPADMGKVMGAATKQLAGKADGKAISAMVKELLK; encoded by the coding sequence ATGTCTTTAGAAACAAACATCAATGCCGAGATCAAAACGGCGATGCTGGGCAAAAAAGAAGCAGACCTGCGTGCGCTGCGTGCTATCAAGGCGGCCATCCTGCTGGCCAAGACGGCAGAAGGCAGCACAGGTGAGCTGACAGAAGCTGATGAGAGCAAATTGCTGCAGAAACTGGCCAAACAACGGAAAGATTCTCTCGAGATTTTCCGTCAGCAGAACCGTGAGGACCTGGCAAAGAAGGAAGAAGAGGAACTGGAAGTAATTGAGCGTTTCCTGCCCAAACAAATGACCGAAGACGAATTAAGAGTTGCCCTGGCAGACATTATTGCGTCTGTAGGCGCCTCTTCCCCTGCCGATATGGGCAAGGTGATGGGCGCGGCCACCAAACAACTGGCCGGTAAAGCTGATGGCAAGGCCATTTCCGCTATGGTGAAAGAACTCCTTAAATAA
- a CDS encoding isoprenyl transferase, translating to MSLKDKLDLQRLPRHIAIIMDGNGRWAKERGQDRLYGHHEGVESVRNIVETCAELGIGYLTLYAFSTENWDRPVYEVNGIMELLVNTIRKEVGTLSKNNIRLNVIGDMSMLPPQAQQEMEEAIALTSHNTGLNLIMALSYSARWEIVNAAQKIALDVKKGTLDPASVTPDVWEKYLCTAGLPDPELMIRTSGECRISNFLLYQLAYAELYFTETRWPDFRNEHLYQAILNYQTRERRFGKTSEQIQQNEEIIS from the coding sequence ATGAGCTTGAAGGATAAATTAGACTTACAACGGTTACCCCGTCACATTGCCATCATCATGGACGGTAATGGCCGTTGGGCTAAGGAGCGTGGACAAGACAGGCTGTATGGGCATCACGAAGGCGTGGAAAGTGTGCGCAATATCGTAGAAACCTGTGCAGAACTTGGAATAGGCTACCTGACCCTGTATGCTTTCTCTACTGAAAACTGGGACCGCCCCGTTTACGAGGTGAACGGTATTATGGAATTGCTCGTAAATACCATCCGGAAGGAGGTAGGGACTTTATCCAAAAATAATATCAGACTGAATGTCATCGGAGACATGAGCATGCTGCCCCCCCAGGCCCAACAGGAAATGGAAGAGGCTATTGCCCTTACGAGCCACAATACCGGCCTTAATCTTATCATGGCCCTCAGCTACAGTGCCCGTTGGGAAATCGTGAATGCTGCCCAGAAAATCGCTCTGGATGTGAAGAAAGGAACCCTCGACCCGGCTTCCGTAACGCCGGATGTATGGGAAAAATATCTCTGTACTGCAGGATTGCCCGACCCGGAATTAATGATCCGTACCAGTGGAGAATGCCGGATCAGCAATTTCCTGCTATATCAACTGGCTTACGCGGAACTGTACTTTACAGAAACCCGTTGGCCGGACTTCCGCAATGAACATCTTTACCAAGCCATCTTAAATTATCAAACCAGAGAACGGCGCTTTGGCAAAACAAGCGAACAAATTCAGCAGAATGAAGAAATTATTTCCTAA
- a CDS encoding glycosyltransferase, with product MQIAVNAACLRRDLPADTGQVATEIIFALCRQQPEHRFTFYFDGEIPAHLTFPANVTPVVLPLKGGKRWHRYWWREWQLPRAMKAVGAQWYIGLDGTLPLRSKVPALILLRDLSFLKDAGLQSLREQESLKKYITRYLDRATRIAVLSATAKEELLRYAPGAANKVVALAPAVSSLFRPLEWDDREAAKKTWSGGVEYFLVTGSIHPRNNIMPVFKAFSALKKRQRTNLKLVLAGNLATAGAEIVKALESFKFRHDVVWKENMTMEELASAMGGAYALIYPTRFDGLPLPLYMARQCNVPGIAMESMAAREAGGDTVLYTDPASVEDLAEKMSLLYKDEQLRNRLLAMEPPVRPGNSWEAAGAALANLLK from the coding sequence ATGCAAATTGCTGTTAATGCCGCCTGCCTGAGGAGGGACCTGCCCGCTGATACCGGACAGGTGGCAACTGAAATCATATTCGCACTCTGCCGGCAACAGCCGGAGCACCGCTTTACCTTTTATTTCGATGGGGAGATACCCGCTCACCTGACTTTTCCGGCGAATGTTACCCCGGTGGTACTGCCGTTGAAAGGTGGTAAGCGATGGCACCGCTACTGGTGGCGCGAGTGGCAGTTGCCCCGTGCCATGAAAGCAGTTGGCGCCCAATGGTATATCGGGTTGGACGGCACGCTGCCTTTACGCAGCAAGGTGCCGGCGCTCATACTGTTGAGGGACCTGTCGTTTCTGAAGGATGCAGGCCTGCAATCCTTGCGGGAGCAGGAATCACTGAAGAAATATATTACCCGTTACCTCGACCGGGCGACGCGGATCGCTGTGCTGTCGGCTACTGCCAAAGAGGAGCTGCTGCGTTATGCGCCGGGGGCCGCCAATAAGGTGGTAGCGCTGGCGCCGGCTGTCAGCAGCCTTTTCCGGCCCCTGGAGTGGGACGACCGCGAGGCGGCTAAAAAAACATGGTCCGGTGGCGTGGAGTATTTCCTGGTGACAGGCAGTATTCATCCGCGCAACAACATCATGCCGGTATTTAAAGCTTTCTCGGCTTTGAAAAAACGGCAGCGTACCAACCTGAAACTGGTGCTGGCCGGTAACCTGGCCACGGCGGGAGCGGAAATCGTCAAGGCCCTGGAGAGCTTTAAGTTCCGTCATGATGTGGTATGGAAGGAGAATATGACGATGGAAGAACTGGCATCGGCCATGGGAGGGGCTTATGCCTTGATATATCCTACCCGCTTCGATGGTTTGCCTTTGCCTTTGTATATGGCCCGCCAATGTAACGTGCCGGGAATTGCCATGGAAAGCATGGCTGCCCGTGAAGCTGGCGGAGATACGGTATTGTATACAGATCCTGCCAGTGTAGAAGATCTGGCCGAGAAAATGAGCCTGTTGTACAAAGATGAACAACTGCGTAACCGGTTACTGGCCATGGAGCCACCGGTGAGGCCGGGCAACAGTTGGGAGGCTGCCGGGGCGGCACTGGCCAACCTGTTAAAATAA
- a CDS encoding POTRA domain-containing protein: MLRCCYYLLGIICLLGIGLSGTAEGRLRGEGEGATALVQDSGYLVVRNIVIIGNKKTRTSIILREISTVPGDTIYLKDLAETLEERRKQLLNTSLFLNVTANVKNWESHSADLVFEVWERWYTFAFPIFKLADRNFNQWWVEKGHKFNRLNLGVKGMQENLTGRNDGLDATLQFGYTQKISLAYNLPYIDKGFRHGLGILFSYSRNREVNNATINDKQQFFKKDDEYLRQAYVIGLRYSYRKAINARHQVFLNYNYEKVADSVAILSPDYLGKGRTSVRFIDLTYRFTYIKADSWIYPLKGISILGEAGKRGIGPLSDIDDVRFRLNFTKYWQVHRKTFLSLGMRGQVKLSDDQPYINRQALGYGDDYLRGLEYYVVDGTSFAILKSTLRQELVSFKIKLPIVPKKFNTVPVRILAKTFGDAGYAYTKFPGNGFLNNRFLYTGGIGLDIVSFYDTCLRIEYSVNQLGQKGLFLHTSVDM, translated from the coding sequence ATGCTGAGATGCTGTTATTACTTGCTGGGAATCATATGCCTGCTCGGCATCGGATTATCCGGCACGGCCGAAGGCCGGCTAAGAGGGGAGGGAGAAGGTGCTACAGCACTGGTGCAGGATTCCGGCTACCTGGTTGTCCGAAACATCGTTATTATCGGTAACAAGAAAACCCGTACCTCCATCATACTCAGGGAAATCAGTACTGTGCCGGGAGATACCATCTACCTGAAAGATCTGGCTGAAACGCTGGAAGAACGCCGCAAACAGTTACTCAATACTTCCCTTTTCCTCAATGTCACTGCCAACGTCAAAAACTGGGAGAGCCATAGTGCAGATCTCGTATTTGAAGTATGGGAGCGGTGGTACACGTTCGCATTCCCCATCTTCAAACTGGCAGACCGTAACTTCAACCAGTGGTGGGTGGAAAAAGGACATAAGTTCAACCGCCTCAACCTGGGCGTGAAAGGCATGCAGGAAAACCTGACCGGCCGTAACGATGGCCTCGACGCGACGCTCCAGTTCGGCTATACCCAAAAAATATCACTCGCCTATAACCTGCCGTATATTGACAAAGGTTTCCGTCACGGACTGGGAATTCTGTTTTCATATAGTCGTAACCGTGAGGTGAACAATGCCACTATTAATGATAAACAGCAGTTCTTTAAAAAAGACGATGAATACCTGCGGCAGGCATATGTGATCGGGCTGCGCTACAGTTACCGCAAGGCCATTAACGCACGGCATCAGGTATTTCTTAATTACAACTACGAAAAGGTGGCCGATTCGGTAGCTATTCTCAGTCCGGATTATCTTGGAAAAGGTCGCACCAGCGTGCGTTTTATCGATCTGACCTATCGCTTTACCTACATAAAGGCGGACAGCTGGATATATCCCCTTAAAGGTATCAGCATCCTGGGAGAAGCCGGCAAAAGGGGAATCGGGCCACTCAGCGATATAGACGATGTCCGCTTCCGGCTCAATTTCACCAAATACTGGCAGGTGCACCGCAAAACCTTTCTATCGCTGGGAATGCGCGGACAGGTGAAGCTTTCAGACGACCAGCCTTATATTAACCGGCAGGCACTGGGATATGGGGATGATTACCTTCGGGGGCTCGAGTACTACGTGGTGGACGGTACCAGTTTTGCCATACTGAAATCCACGCTGCGGCAGGAACTGGTGTCTTTCAAAATCAAGCTGCCCATTGTGCCTAAAAAATTCAATACCGTGCCGGTGCGTATCCTGGCGAAAACCTTTGGTGACGCGGGTTATGCCTATACCAAGTTCCCGGGCAACGGTTTTCTCAACAACCGCTTTCTGTATACCGGTGGCATAGGCCTCGATATTGTTTCTTTCTATGACACCTGTCTGCGTATAGAGTACAGCGTTAACCAGTTAGGGCAAAAAGGACTATTTTTACACACCAGTGTAGATATGTAG
- a CDS encoding DUF6089 family protein, whose translation MLKPFLYPKNFVLSFLLAIICLLANEAKAQNELEYVGELGISIGGAQYFGDLNTRGALNTIKPAVGVYYRKYLNEYVGVRAHARFLQLGYSDAYNKNEFERRRNLSFNTNVVELALQGDFNFFKFEPGSLDHRFSPYLSGGASIFHFNPYAYMDGVKYYLQPMRTEGQGTALYPDRKPYSLVSYAFLIGGGFKYNISKKVNVGLEALYRFTQTDYLDDVSTTYAGPGAFPALSNGQPSVAYRLQDRSYVTGEPIGVTGRQRGNSRDKDQFVTIELTISILFTSYNCKF comes from the coding sequence ATGCTGAAACCTTTTTTATATCCTAAAAACTTCGTGCTGTCGTTCCTGTTGGCGATCATTTGTCTGTTGGCCAATGAAGCGAAAGCACAAAATGAACTGGAATATGTCGGGGAGTTGGGAATATCGATCGGGGGGGCGCAATATTTCGGGGATTTGAATACCAGGGGGGCTTTGAATACTATCAAGCCGGCGGTAGGTGTTTACTACCGCAAATACCTGAACGAATATGTAGGCGTGCGTGCCCATGCCCGGTTTTTACAACTGGGTTATTCAGACGCATATAATAAAAACGAATTTGAGCGTCGCAGGAACCTCAGTTTTAATACCAATGTAGTTGAGCTGGCCCTGCAGGGCGACTTTAATTTTTTCAAGTTTGAGCCGGGGTCGCTGGACCATCGGTTTTCCCCGTATTTGTCCGGCGGCGCCAGTATTTTCCATTTTAACCCTTACGCCTATATGGACGGGGTTAAATACTATCTGCAGCCCATGCGTACGGAAGGGCAGGGGACGGCCCTTTATCCCGACCGTAAGCCTTACAGCCTTGTCTCTTACGCCTTCCTGATCGGTGGAGGCTTCAAGTATAATATTTCAAAAAAAGTGAATGTGGGCCTGGAAGCATTGTACCGTTTTACGCAGACAGACTATCTGGATGACGTAAGCACCACTTATGCAGGGCCGGGGGCATTTCCGGCATTGTCTAACGGGCAGCCCAGTGTGGCCTACCGGCTGCAGGACCGGTCGTACGTGACCGGTGAGCCTATTGGGGTTACCGGCCGTCAGCGGGGCAACAGCCGCGACAAAGACCAGTTTGTGACCATAGAGCTTACCATCAGCATCCTGTTCACCTCCTACAACTGTAAATTTTAA
- a CDS encoding CBS domain-containing protein encodes MTARELISTVPILQPSDAGAKALRLMNEYHLTQLPMVVENKYMSLVEEDQIMDLEEQEIKLESIQYNGANRPAIQEGAHLFEALKLFYEFKLSALPVVTKENDYLGIITKDNLLAALAQYNGVKEAGGILALEMDPRDYSLSEIARIAESNDVTLLSVNTLTDPSGKLEVLLKTNRQELHSLVATYERFNYTIKYIFSEEQEEDLLKKNYDLLMNYISM; translated from the coding sequence ATGACCGCCAGAGAACTCATATCCACCGTGCCAATTCTGCAACCTTCGGATGCAGGTGCCAAGGCATTGCGCCTGATGAATGAATATCATCTTACGCAATTGCCAATGGTAGTGGAAAATAAGTACATGTCGCTGGTAGAGGAAGATCAGATCATGGACCTGGAGGAGCAGGAAATAAAACTGGAATCCATACAATATAACGGCGCCAACCGCCCTGCCATCCAGGAAGGCGCCCATCTCTTTGAGGCGCTGAAGTTATTTTACGAATTCAAATTGTCCGCACTGCCCGTCGTTACGAAAGAAAACGACTACCTGGGCATCATCACCAAAGATAACCTGTTGGCAGCCCTGGCACAGTATAACGGTGTCAAGGAGGCCGGTGGCATCCTGGCCCTGGAAATGGACCCCAGGGACTATAGCCTCAGTGAAATCGCCCGTATCGCTGAATCCAATGATGTAACGCTGCTCAGCGTGAACACGTTGACCGATCCGTCCGGTAAACTGGAAGTACTGCTGAAAACCAACCGTCAGGAGCTGCACTCCCTCGTGGCCACCTATGAACGGTTTAACTACACCATCAAATACATCTTTTCTGAAGAACAGGAAGAAGACCTGCTCAAAAAGAATTACGACCTGCTGATGAATTATATCAGTATGTAA
- a CDS encoding alpha/beta fold hydrolase, which translates to MDYEIKTQGKFNYIEEGEGEPLVLLHGLFGALSNFSHMIEYFRQYNKVVIPMLPLYDLNILETSVGGLAKFVHKFIETRGYQNIHLLGNSLGGHVALVYLLKHPEAPVKSLILTGSSGLFENGMGETYPKRGDYEYIRKKAELTFYDPKIATKELVDEMFEIVNNRLKVIKIITLAKSAIRHNLGDELKDIKQPTLLIWGRNDTVTPPMVGEEFQKLIPNSELEFIDKCGHAPMMEVPDEFNKILHAFLERLKTQPNA; encoded by the coding sequence ATGGATTACGAAATCAAAACACAGGGTAAGTTTAACTATATAGAAGAAGGAGAAGGAGAACCACTGGTATTATTGCATGGACTTTTTGGTGCTTTGAGCAATTTCTCGCACATGATCGAGTATTTCCGGCAATATAACAAGGTCGTGATACCCATGTTGCCCTTATATGATTTAAACATCCTGGAAACGTCTGTTGGCGGGCTGGCGAAGTTTGTGCATAAGTTTATTGAGACCAGAGGCTATCAGAACATACACCTGCTGGGCAACTCCCTCGGTGGCCATGTGGCGCTGGTATACCTGCTGAAACACCCGGAAGCGCCAGTTAAGTCGCTGATACTCACCGGTAGCTCCGGCCTGTTTGAAAACGGAATGGGCGAAACTTACCCTAAAAGAGGGGACTATGAATACATCCGTAAAAAAGCGGAGCTTACTTTCTATGATCCCAAGATAGCTACCAAGGAACTGGTAGATGAGATGTTTGAAATTGTGAACAACCGCCTGAAAGTAATCAAAATCATTACGCTCGCGAAGTCTGCTATCCGACACAACCTGGGCGATGAACTGAAGGATATTAAACAACCTACACTGTTGATCTGGGGCCGCAATGATACCGTTACACCTCCTATGGTAGGTGAAGAGTTCCAAAAGCTTATACCTAATTCTGAACTGGAATTTATCGATAAATGCGGCCATGCGCCCATGATGGAAGTCCCTGATGAATTTAACAAGATTCTGCACGCTTTCCTGGAAAGACTGAAAACACAGCCAAACGCTTAA
- a CDS encoding outer membrane protein assembly factor yields the protein MKKLFPKGLLAIALCCSAGIRVSAQQKDTVPPVQPPANPPAISPSMANPQQYEIADITVAGTQYLDKALLLSLSGLSVGDKVVYPGGDQFTKAIQSLWSQRLFADVTIYVTKIEDGKIWLEIGLTEMPRMNSFQFKGIKKTEADDIATKAGLRKGTVVTPALKQNVIGVVHKFYADKGFGNATVRTEERKDSGQVNSMGLVFYVNKGNKVRIDNINFVGNYNIPDSKLKKRMKGTKERTRFTLYPDTKQVYVDSLAQPDDFWKTYGFLQPTRALDKLDPYFRFKLFSSAKFNESKYLEDKGKVVSYYNSKGYRDALILKDTTYKSSASNLNIDLAVSEGKKYYFGDITWKGNTRYSDSVLTRILGIKKGDVYNLELLEKRLGKQMSQEGGDITGYYMDYGYLFFQIDPVEIGIRGDTIDYEIRLREGPQATIKEVRIAGNEKTNEHVIRRELRTIPGEKFSRADLIRSNREIANLGFFNPEKIGMNPVPNVADGTVDIDYTVEEKANDQLELSAGWGGYIGLTGTLGVTFNNFSLRNIFRKETWDPLPSGDGQKLSVRVSSNGKAYRSYNFSFTEPWLGGKKRNQFSVSFYSSYQNPYAYSNYYANIYNQNSTTTDGHFKVLGASVSLGKQLKWPDDFFTLIYSVNYQQYKLKNYNYFGIPGFDNGTSNNLNLKFTLARSSVDQQIFPRSGSNFMLSAQYTPPYSVFDPGKDYTKDPISKQFNFIEYQKYRFNAEWYVPLSRPMGSDNKTFVLKVAAKFGYISRYNNRTTLSPFGRFELGGDGLSNFAIYDRDIISQRGYPVYYTSDPSLNPESGQPADYRGFTVFNKYVMELRYPFSLNPSSTIFGLAFVEAANGYRDMQDYNPFRLRRSAGIGMRFYLPMFGLLGFDYGIGFDRIQPGGGLKDAAKFTFMLGFEPE from the coding sequence ATGAAGAAATTATTTCCTAAGGGCCTTCTGGCTATAGCATTATGTTGCAGTGCAGGCATACGTGTATCCGCTCAACAGAAAGATACCGTACCCCCTGTACAGCCACCCGCTAATCCGCCGGCAATTTCCCCGAGCATGGCTAATCCGCAACAGTACGAAATTGCAGATATCACCGTTGCCGGTACCCAATACCTGGATAAAGCATTACTGCTGTCACTCTCCGGCCTCAGTGTAGGCGATAAGGTGGTATACCCCGGGGGAGACCAGTTTACCAAAGCTATCCAAAGCCTCTGGTCCCAGCGCCTCTTCGCTGATGTCACCATCTACGTTACCAAAATCGAAGATGGTAAAATCTGGCTGGAAATCGGCCTGACGGAAATGCCCCGTATGAACAGCTTTCAGTTCAAAGGCATCAAAAAAACAGAAGCTGACGATATCGCCACCAAAGCAGGCCTTCGCAAAGGCACTGTGGTAACTCCCGCCCTGAAACAGAACGTGATCGGCGTGGTCCATAAATTTTATGCCGACAAAGGTTTCGGCAACGCTACCGTAAGAACAGAAGAAAGAAAGGACAGCGGCCAGGTAAACTCCATGGGCCTCGTTTTCTACGTGAATAAAGGCAACAAGGTACGTATCGACAACATTAACTTCGTTGGCAACTACAATATCCCCGATTCCAAGCTGAAAAAGAGAATGAAGGGCACCAAAGAACGCACCCGTTTCACTCTGTACCCTGATACCAAACAGGTGTATGTGGATTCTCTGGCCCAGCCGGACGACTTCTGGAAAACCTATGGTTTCCTGCAGCCGACCCGCGCACTGGACAAGCTGGACCCTTACTTCCGCTTTAAACTCTTCAGCTCTGCCAAATTCAACGAATCCAAGTACCTCGAAGATAAAGGCAAAGTAGTAAGCTACTATAACTCCAAAGGTTACAGGGACGCGCTCATTCTCAAGGACACCACCTATAAGTCCAGCGCCAGCAACCTGAATATCGACCTGGCTGTTTCCGAAGGTAAAAAATACTATTTCGGCGATATTACCTGGAAAGGCAATACCCGTTACAGCGACTCCGTACTGACCCGTATCCTCGGCATAAAAAAAGGAGATGTGTACAACCTCGAGCTGCTGGAAAAAAGACTGGGTAAACAAATGTCCCAGGAAGGCGGCGATATCACCGGTTACTACATGGACTATGGTTATCTCTTCTTCCAGATCGATCCGGTGGAAATCGGCATCCGTGGCGATACCATCGATTATGAGATCCGTTTGCGTGAAGGTCCGCAGGCCACCATCAAGGAAGTACGTATTGCCGGTAACGAAAAAACCAATGAACACGTTATCCGCCGAGAGTTGCGCACCATCCCCGGTGAAAAATTCAGCCGCGCTGACCTGATCCGTTCCAACCGTGAGATTGCCAACCTTGGCTTCTTCAACCCGGAAAAGATCGGTATGAACCCGGTGCCTAACGTGGCCGACGGTACAGTGGACATCGATTATACCGTGGAAGAGAAAGCCAATGACCAGCTGGAACTGTCTGCCGGCTGGGGTGGTTATATCGGTCTGACCGGTACCCTGGGCGTAACGTTCAACAACTTCTCGCTGCGTAACATCTTCCGTAAAGAAACATGGGACCCGCTGCCAAGCGGCGATGGCCAGAAACTCTCTGTCCGCGTGTCTTCCAACGGTAAAGCATACCGCTCTTACAACTTCTCCTTCACAGAGCCCTGGCTGGGCGGTAAAAAACGTAACCAGTTCTCCGTTAGCTTCTACAGCAGCTATCAGAACCCTTACGCCTACAGCAACTACTACGCGAACATTTATAACCAGAACAGCACTACCACTGATGGTCACTTTAAAGTGCTGGGTGCTTCCGTATCACTCGGTAAGCAGCTGAAATGGCCGGATGACTTCTTCACGCTGATTTATTCTGTCAACTATCAACAGTACAAGCTGAAGAACTATAACTACTTTGGTATCCCGGGTTTTGACAACGGTACTTCCAATAACCTTAACCTGAAGTTCACCCTGGCGCGTTCTTCTGTTGACCAGCAGATTTTCCCGCGCAGTGGTTCCAACTTCATGCTGTCTGCCCAGTATACGCCTCCGTACTCCGTGTTCGACCCGGGCAAGGACTATACGAAAGATCCTATCTCCAAGCAGTTTAATTTTATCGAGTACCAGAAATACCGCTTCAATGCAGAATGGTATGTGCCGTTGAGCCGTCCGATGGGTAGCGACAACAAAACTTTCGTATTGAAGGTGGCTGCCAAATTCGGTTATATCTCCCGGTACAATAACCGCACAACACTGTCTCCGTTCGGTCGCTTTGAGCTGGGTGGCGATGGTTTGAGCAACTTTGCGATCTATGACCGTGATATCATCTCCCAGAGGGGTTATCCGGTGTATTATACCTCCGATCCGAGCCTGAACCCTGAATCCGGCCAGCCGGCAGATTACCGCGGGTTTACTGTGTTCAACAAATATGTGATGGAGCTTCGTTATCCGTTCAGCCTGAACCCCAGTTCCACTATTTTTGGCCTGGCTTTCGTAGAGGCGGCCAACGGTTACCGCGACATGCAGGATTACAATCCTTTCAGGCTGCGTCGCTCTGCTGGTATAGGTATGCGCTTTTATCTGCCGATGTTTGGTCTGCTTGGATTTGATTATGGTATAGGATTTGACCGTATCCAGCCCGGCGGTGGCCTGAAGGATGCAGCCAAGTTTACCTTCATGCTCGGCTTTGAACCAGAATAA
- the gldC gene encoding gliding motility protein GldC, with product MSKKNIQIQVGLDENKVPETIEWSATDNKEDRMMKAKAMMVSFWDPAEKAALRIDLWTKDMMVDEMADFFFQTMMTMADTYVRATNYRDQGEEFKTFARDFFKKFQEKQQAETK from the coding sequence ATGAGTAAGAAAAACATACAGATCCAGGTGGGTCTGGACGAAAATAAAGTGCCGGAAACGATTGAGTGGAGCGCTACCGATAATAAGGAAGACCGTATGATGAAGGCGAAGGCCATGATGGTGTCTTTCTGGGACCCGGCAGAAAAAGCCGCCCTGCGGATCGACCTGTGGACAAAAGACATGATGGTGGACGAGATGGCTGATTTCTTCTTTCAGACGATGATGACCATGGCCGATACCTATGTTCGCGCCACCAATTACCGTGACCAGGGTGAGGAGTTTAAAACCTTCGCAAGGGACTTCTTCAAAAAATTCCAGGAGAAACAACAGGCAGAAACCAAATAA